In a genomic window of Physeter macrocephalus isolate SW-GA chromosome 14, ASM283717v5, whole genome shotgun sequence:
- the LOC102994683 gene encoding keratin, type I cytoskeletal 12 yields MSLSVRTSGLPQWLSSQSGTLGRARGISASSIGSSYGGSALGFGGSYGGGFSAASMFGSSSGFGGGSGSSFAGGLGAGYGGARGGGFGSLGIGFGGSPGGGSLGILSGNDGGLLSGSEKETMQNLNDRLASYLDKVRALEEANADLENKIREWYETRGSGTGDPGSQNDYSKYYLLIEDLRNKIISDSTANAQLLLQIDNARLAAEDFRMKYESELALCQNVEADINGLRRVLDEMTLARADLEMQIETLNEELAYQKKNHEEELQSFRAGGPGQVSVEMDAAPGVDLTSLLNDMRGRYEAIAEQNREDAEAWFIEKSGELRKEISSNAEELQSSKSVVTDLRRALQNLEIELQSQLAMKKSLEDSLAETEGDYYGQLSQMQQLIGSLEEQLQQVRADAERQSADYHLLLNIKARLELEIETYRRLLDGEAQGDCLDESSCVTASNSQTPSTDSSKDPTRARKIKTIVQEVVNGEVVSSQIQEIEELI; encoded by the exons ATGTCACTCTCCGTGCGCACCTCTGGGCTGCCCCAGTGGCTGTCCTCCCAAAGTGGGACACTGGGCAGAGCCAGGGGCATTTCTGCCTCAAGCATCGGAAGCAGCTACGGGGGAAGTGCCTTGGGGTTTGGAGGCAGCTATGGGGGAGGCTTTTCAGCTGCTTCCATGTTTGGTTCCAGTTCTGGCTTTGGTGGTGGCTCTGGAAGTTCCTTTGCAGGAGGACTGGGCGCTGGTTATGGAGGAGCCAGGGGAGGTGGCTTTGGGAGCCTGGGGATTGGATTTGGGGGAAGCCCAGGAGGGGGCTCTCTAGGAATTCTCTCTGGCAACGATGGAGGCCTTCTTTCTGgatcagaaaaggaaactatgcAAAATCTTAATGACAGGTTGGCTTCCTACCTGGATAAGGTTCGAGCTCTAGAAGAGGCTAACGCTGACCTAGAAAACAAAATTCGAGAATGGTATGAAACACGAGGATCTGGGACTGGAGACCCCGGGTCACAGAATGATTATAGTAAATATTATCTGTTGATTGAAGACCTCAGGAATAAG ATCATTTCTGACAGCACTGCAAATGCCCAGCTCCTCTTGCAGATCGACAATGCAAGACTGGCTGCCGAAGACTTCAGAATGAA ATACGAAAGTGAGCTGGCCCTGTGCCAGAACGTGGAGGCCGACATCAACGGCCTGCGCAGGGTGCTGGACGAGATGACCCTGGCCAGAGCCGACCTGGAGATGCAGATCGAGACCCTGAATGAGGAGCTGGCCTACCAGAAGAAGAACCATGAGGAG GAGCTCCAAAGCTTCCGGGCCGGCGGCCCAGGCCAGGTCAGCGTAGAAATGGACGCTGCCCCCGGAGTGGACCTCACGAGCCTCCTTAACGACATGCGGGGGCGGTACGAAGCCATAGCCGAGCAGAATCGGGAGGATGCGGAAGCCTGGTTCATTGAAAAG AGCGGCGAGCTCAGGAAGGAGATCAGCAGCAACGCCGAGGAGCTTCAGTCCAGCAAGAGCGTGGTCACCGACCTGCGGCGCGCGCTTCAAAACCTGGAGATCGAGCTCCAGTCCCAGCTCGCCATG AAGAAATCCCTGGAGGACTCACTGGCCGAAACCGAGGGCGACTACTACGGCCAGCTGTCCCAGATGCAGCAGCTCATCGGCAGCCTGGAAGAGCAGCTACAGCAAGTGCGCGCCGACGCCGAGCGCCAGAGCGCCGACTACCACCTGCTGCTAAACATCAAGGCCCGTCTGGAGCTGGAGATCGAGACCTACCGCCGCCTGCTGGACGGAGAAGCCCAAGG TGACTGTTTGGATGAAAGTTCCTGTGTGACAGCCTCCAACTCTCAAACACCGTCAACTGATTCCTCCAAAG ACCCTACCAGAGCCCGAAAAATCAAGACAATTGTGCAGGAAGTGGTGAATGGTGAGGTGGTCTCCTCCCAAATTCAGGAAATTGAAGAACTAATATAA